Proteins from a genomic interval of Apteryx mantelli isolate bAptMan1 chromosome 5, bAptMan1.hap1, whole genome shotgun sequence:
- the TLX2 gene encoding T-cell leukemia homeobox protein 2 has protein sequence MEAAALPREGGGPAPPPHEPISFGIDQILSGPEPPGGGAGPARPAGEPDYGLYGGGYGPACSLGSYNLNMSMNVSVNVTPAPAAPPAGVIRVPAHRPAPAAPPAAPQPVPGLSGLTFPWMETTRRIAKDRLSAALSPFAATRRIGHPYQNRTPPKRKKPRTSFSRVQICELEKRFHRQKYLASAERATLAKALKMTDAQVKTWFQNRRTKWRRQTAEEREAERQQANRLMLHLQQEAFQKSLSQPLPQDPLCMHNSSLYALQNLQPWAEDNKERVAELEREIGEAEQEMARCLREYPALLRLRMALDVEIAAYREMLEGEELRLGSAAPS, from the exons atggaggcggcggcgctgccgcgggagggcggcggcccggccccgccgccccacgAGCCCATCAGCTTCGGCATCGACCAGATCCTCAGCGGCCCCGAgcccccgggcggcggcgcggggccggcccggccGGCGGGCGAGCCCGACTACGGGCTCTACGGCGGCGGCTACGGCCCCGCCTGCTCGCTCGGCTCCTACAACCTCAACATGAGCATGAACGTGAGCGTGAACGTgacccccgcgcccgccgcgccgcccgccggggtCATCCGCGTCCCGGCGcaccggcccgcgcccgccgcgccgcccgccgcgccgcagcccgtgCCCGGGCTCTCGGGGCTCACCTTCCCCTGGATGGAGACGACGCGGCGCATCGCCAAGGACCGGCTCTCAG CTGCGCTGTCGCCCTTCGCGGCGACCCGGCGGATCGGGCACCCCTACCAGAACCGCACGCCGCCCAAGCGGAAGAAGCCGCGCACCTCCTTCAGCCGGGTGCAGATCTGCGAGCTGGAGAAGCGCTTCCACCGCCAGAAGTACCTGGCCTCGGCCGAACGCGCCACCCTGGCCAAGGCCCTCAAGATGACGGACGCCCAGGTCAAAACCTGGTTCCAGAACCGCCGCACCAAGTGGAG GAGGCAGACGGCGGAGGAGCGCGAGGCGGAGCGCCAGCAGGCCAACCGTTTGATGCTGCACCTGCAGCAGGAGGCCTTCCAGAAGAGCCTGAGCCAGCCGCTGCCCCAGGACCCGCTCTGCATGCACAACTCCTCCCTCTACGCCCTGCAGAACCTGCAGCCCTGGGCCGAGGACAATAAG GAGCGGGTGGCGGAGCTGGAGCGGGAGATCGGCGAGGCCGAGCAGGAGATGGCCCGATGCCTGCGGGAGTACCCGGCGCTGCTGCGGCTCCGGATGGCCCTGGACGTGGAGATCGCCGCGTACCG ggagatgctGGAGGGGGAAGAGCTGCGCCTGGGCTCCGCAGCCCCATCGTGA
- the LOC136992216 gene encoding interleukin-12 subunit beta-like, with amino-acid sequence MLPLVGLVLCLTSAHALTAFPQKFQVGNLDEDMVVKCNTSEQQVTWTLNGEPEPMAELVAEGRTLTILGLDLPATGNYSCWAGSILLDATYVVVRSTSPPGQEEGMNVSCQAESYRGSFRCSWRAPSFAVFRARLTRSNGSFGDWVHVAGHRGRFNASFTDPSFCPFAEELHPLQLHLEGLSDNSFLSFTVHFFIRDIVQPDPPQELTVRRRGDRLYLSWAPPASWPLPKSYFALFYRLQYELLNGTQVDEYLEGAEETSLREGARRVRISCSDPYASPTWSPWSAWQDMEAARQRGPAAR; translated from the exons TTCAGGTCGGGAACCTGGATGAGGACATGGTGGTGAAATGCAACACCTCAGAGCAGCAAGTGACCTGGACGCTGAACGGGGAGCCGGAGCCCATGGCAGAGCTCGTCGCCGAGGGACGCACTCTCACCATCCTGGGCTTGGACCTGCCGGCCACTGGCAACTACAGCTGCTGGGCTGGCTCCATCCTGCTGGACGCCACCTACGTGGTGGTCAGGAGCACGT CCCCACCAGGCCAGGAGGAGGGCATGAACGTCTCCTGCCAGGCAGAGTCCTACCGCGGCTCCTTCCGCTGCTCCTGGAGGGCCCCGAGTTTCGCCGTCTTCCGCGCCCGCCTCACGCGCAG CAACGGCTCCTTCGGCGACTGGGTGCACGTGGCCGGCCACCGCGGCAGGTTCAACGCCAGCTTCACCGACCCCTCGTTCTGCCCCTTCGCGGAGGAGCTGCACCCGCTGCAGCTGCACCTCGAGGGGCTCTCGGACAACTCCTTCCTCAGCTTCACCGTCCACTTCTTCATCCGCGACATCG TGCAGCCCGACCCGCCGCAGGAGCTGACGGTGCGCCGGCGGGGGGACCGGCTGTACCTGTCATGGGCCCCCCCAGCCTCCTGGCCGCTTCCCAAGTCCTACTTCGCCCTGTTCTACCGGCTGCAGTACGAGCTCCTCAACGGCACACAG GTGGACGAGTACCTGGAGGGCGCGGAGGAGACGAGCCTGCGGGAGGGCGCGCGGCGAGTGCGCATCAGCTGCAGCGACCCCTACGCCAGCCCCACCTGGAGCCCCTGGAGCGCCTGGCAGGACATGGAGGCGGCCCggcagcgggggccggcggcgcgctgA